The following are from one region of the Nicotiana tabacum cultivar K326 chromosome 3, ASM71507v2, whole genome shotgun sequence genome:
- the LOC107760968 gene encoding uncharacterized protein LOC107760968: MAKSKNLPCPVRSISLPSRLNPNGLKIEAELDKLKNLETSSHSAETIQAGVLGLVQLYNCVQELIQCSNTQKALAQHQNGAIVEEALEGSLELLESCDTIRNLFCMIKEQMQHLQSALRRKGADSSIEKDISNYLNFRKNMKKEIVKNLRRLKQMENRVGSSVFWDIEQHLSMVIRVLREVTVVTTSVFKALLVFLSYQDTKIKPRGWLMISKLMITKSSASSQGGQIFSDMGSVDIALDSLRQHIKNNETKVDGNVARRRLQTLDMSIEGFEAGLQSLYKKLIQSRVSFLNVLAL, from the coding sequence ATGGCTAAGTCTAAAAATTTACCTTGTCCTGTTAGGTCCATTAGCTTGCCTTCCAGGTTAAATCCTAATGGACTAAAAATTGAAGCTGAATTAGACAAGCTGAAAAACCTCGAAACGTCGTCCCATAGTGCAGAGACAATTCAGGCTGGAGTTCTTGGGCTTGTACAATTATACAATTGTGTGCAGGAACTAATTCAGTGTTCAAACACACAAAAAGCTCTTGCCCAACATCAAAATGGGGCCATAGTAGAAGAGGCACTAGAGGGATCTCTTGAGTTACTTGAGTCATGTGACACTATTAGAAACTTATTTTGTATGATTAAGGAACAAATGCAACATCTTCAGTCAGCTTTACGACGAAAAGGTGCAGATTCAAGCATTGAGAAGGATATTAGCAATTATCTTAACTTCAGGAAGAACATGAAGAAGGAGATAGTAAAGAACTTGAGGAGATTGAAGCAAATGGAAAACAGAGTTGGATCTTCTGTTTTCTGGGACATTGAACAACACTTATCGATGGTAATTCGAGTGCTAAGAGAAGTAACAGTTGTTACTACATCTGTGTTTAAGGCCCTGTTGGTATTTTTGTCATACCAAGATACAAAAATAAAGCCTAGAGGGTGGTTAATGATTTCAAAGTTGATGATCACCAAATCATCAGCTTCTTCTCAAGGTGGCCAAATTTTCAGTGACATGGGCAGTGTTGATATAGCTCTTGACTCTCTTCGCCAACATATTAAGAACAATGAAACCAAGGTTGATGGCAACGTTGCACGAAGGAGATTACAGACGCTTGATATGAGCATCGAGGGATTTGAGGCTGGATTACAAAGCTTGTACAAGAAATTGATCCAAAGTAGAGTTTCGTTTCTTAATGTTCTGGCACTTTAA